Genomic DNA from Desulfurivibrio alkaliphilus AHT 2:
TCTTTTGCAAGCATCCAGCCAGGGATTACAAGCCCCAGCCAAGGTCTTTTGCGGCAGGCAGCCGAAAGGGGTTACAAGACTTTGACTTGACCAACTGTCCATTGTTCGGATAATCTGATTGATATTATGCAGTTCCAACCATATATCAGATAAAAATGGGAGATGCCCATGCGTTGTCCTAAATGCGGTTTTATTTCTTTTGACGGTCAGGAAAGCTGCGGCAAATGCCATCGTGATCTGACCGAAATCGCCGGCAAACTCAACGGGACCGTCTACCAGGTGACTCCCCCCGCCTTCCTGGTTGAAGCCCTGAACGATATCACCACCGCCGGGGCAGAAGACGACGCCTTCGACCTGGAAGCCGCCGAGAGCGAAGAAAGCGCTTCGGCACCCTTTGAACTCGAGCCGGACAGCCCGGAACCGCTGACAGGAGATGAAGAACCAGGCGACCTCGACCTGGATCTCGATGACCTGGAACCAATGGCGGAACTCGCCGAAGAAGGTGCCGATGGGATAGAGTTCAGCCTGCCGGAGCCGGAAGAAACCACAACCGCAACGGGCGCTGAGTCCACCGCCGCCGATCTGGAACAGGAAACTGCCGGGCCGAGCGAAATGGAGTTGGAACTGGAGATGCCCGAACAGTTACCGCCGGAGCCGGAAGAAGTGGAGCTGGAATTTGCCATGCCGGAGCCGGTCGCTCCACCGGAGCCAGCCGCCCCAACTGAAACACCGCAACCGCCCCTACCCCAACCAGCAGCAGACGAACCGATCATCCCTGAGTTGGAACTGGCCCTGGAGGAACCGGAGTTGGCCGAGCCGGAACTGGAAACAGCAGCTCAACAGCCACCGGCGGCGGCCGAACCGGAAGAATCGGAGGAATCAGCAGGTTCGGAGTTGGAACTGAGCATGGAAATCCCGGAACTGGAAGAGCCATGGACGGGCACCCAGGCAAGTGCGCCACCGCCCGAGGAAGATAAACCGGCACTGGTTGAACCGGAAGGCCTGGATCTGGAACCCTCGCTGCCGGAGGAAGAGGCGGTGGCTGCACCGGCCCCCGAGGAAGAAGCCGAGGCGGGCAAAGCGACGGCAGAGGCACCCGCACCGGCGGGTATTGTCATGGAACCGGCCGCCGCTGCCCAGTCTTCGCCACCGGATAACCTGGAAGAAAAAGTAGCCGAAACGGCAGCCAGCGAGCTGGAGCCGGCGGAGTTCGACTTCGACAGCCTGGAGCCGTCGGCCATGGAGCCGACGGAGATTGAACTGGCCCCGCCGGAACCCAGTGATGCCGATTTCGATTTTGACACGGTAGAAGTAGATGAAACCACTGCGGGAAAGCTGGACCTGGAGGCGCAGGAAGAGGTTTTTGAGCTTGAAGGCGAGGAGACCGTCGCCCCGGGCGAAACAACTGCCGCTGCTGCCGCCGGCGCCCATGATGAAGAAACCCTTGACCTGGTTGACGCAGTGGCCAGTGATGTGGCCGATATGATGAGCGAACCCGAGCCGGCTATGCCGTCGGAAGAGGAGGACCGGAGACCACCGGTCAACATGGCCGCCCTGACCGACCTGACCGACCTGACCGACCTGGTGTCCCCCCGGCGCCCCGATGGTTCATCGCCCGGCTCGAGGGAACCGCAGGGAGAACAGGTGTTCGAGGATATTCTGGGGCTGCTGAAAGAGCCGACCACTACTGGAGCCGGCCCCGACAAGCGCCGGCGTTAGCGGCCCGCCATGGCAAAGGGCCGTTTTAGACCGGCGCCTGGCTCAAGCTGCCGATCGCCCTCCTCTACCGACTAGCGGAAGAGCTTATCGTTGTTGGCAACCTTGCGCACCAACTCACGGTAATCTTCCGCCCCGGTGGAGCCGGGAGCGAATTCGAAGATGGTCTGACCGGCCGAGGGTGATTCCGACAGGTGTACATTGTGCCGGATCGGCTTGCACAGCATGTGCCCGTACAACTCCTCAATCTTTTCGAGAATATTATTGCACTTCTTAACCCGTTGATCGTGAAAGGTGGGCAGAATGTACTTCAATGCCACCTCCTTGCGGTGCTTCTGGATGGCGGACAGGCTCTTGAGAAATTCCACCAGACCCTGCAGCGTCATAATCTCCAGCGAAACCGGGGTCAGCACCTCGTTGACATAAAACAGCACGTTGACCGTGAGCGGGTCCCAGCCCGGCGAGGTATCAACCACGATGTAATCAAATTGGTGCTCCAGTGGTTTCAGTGCCTCGGCAATGGTCAGCTCTCCGCCGAAGTCCTTGCGGTCAATCAAGCGCTTGAGGCCAGCCAGGGATTTCCCGCCAGCCAACAGCCAGAGCCGCTCCCGGGCCTTGAATACCGCTTCCTCCGGGGTCAGTTCTTCGGTCACCAGCTCGGTGAGCCCGCCTTTGGGCCGCACCCCCAACACAAAGCTGTCCTGCCCCTGCGTATCGGTATCAACCAGCAGCACCCGGTAACCGGCGTAGGCCAGACCGGCCGCCAGGTTGACCGAAGTGGTGGTTTTGCCAACCCCGCCCTTGCTGATACACACTCCGATCCGGCGCACCGGCTGCGCCCCGGGGGTCACCAGTGGTGAGGAGGGTTTTTGAGGGGAAGCGGCCGGTGCCGATGGCAAGGGAAATTGCTGCCCGCAATTTTTGCATTTCACATTCTTTACATTGGGAGGGATTTTGCCTTTTTCAATATTATATTGCTGCTTGCAGTGCGGGCAGATCAATAACATGTCTGTATCGCCTCCTCATTGGTCTATCAATATCAGATAAATTCAGGTAAGAGTTCACAGGGCGCCCAGGCTTACGGCAATCAGGCCGGCCCAGCGCAGATCAGGTACTCAAGCCGACCTGAGCGCTGCTTTCGGGGTGCTACTGGACAGTTTTACCGTCACGATTTATTTTGCAGCCACTGTGCCAGCAGGCTGTACTCCCGCTGATGTTCAAAGTCCTGTACCACAATCCGCACCGCCGCTTCCAGCAGGGCTGAGCGGGACGGGGGGCGACCATTGCCCACCGGAAAAAGCCGGTCAATCTCCGGCATCACCCTCTCCAGCCGCTCCAGAATCTCCGGGGTAAGGTAATGGGTCACCTTCTTTTTCTTGCCCGCACCGACATGGTCGGGCCATTTTCCGGCACTGTTGGTCGGCGGCTGTTGCTGCTGTAAAAAGCGGCTCAACTCATCCAATTCCAGTGAGCCATCCGACGCGCCACCGGTAAGCACATCGGTAAGGATATCATTATTTTTCCGTGAAGCCATGCCTTTTCCTGCCATTACTGGTTTGTTACTCATCGCTTTTGAACAGTTGGGCCCGCAAACGGGCAACATGGGCCAGCAAATGCTGCCTGCTCGTCTCATCCAGATCCACCAGGTCAATCCCGCAAAGATAGTCGTTACCCTCCCGGGAGATATGCACCACCTTGCCGGTGAGACGCAAGTCGACATCGCCCAGTTTAAGCTCCACGGCCAGCGGTGGCCCTTCAGGATCAAAAGCTTCCGGGGGCCGGAAACGGACGCCGATCCCGTGATTGCTCAAATTAAAGATCTCCCGTTCCCGGCCGTTGATTTTAACCGTTACTTCATCAAGCCCGGAAACCGGCAGCCGAAAGCTGTGGCGGGTAACCTGTTCCTGGTTCATTTATCCACCTATTTACCATGCAAGGGTTTCTTTTTTTGTTTACCCAAAGACCATTTTTGCCCACAAGCCTTGATTGGGCGCCACGCAACCGGAGCCCTGGTTAAAATTTGGCCATAAAGTTTTTAAGCGCCATCTTAAGCCATTGCATTGATTCCTCGCCGGCCACCAGAAAAAGAAAGCCTTTAACGTCCTTATCTTCAAAATTGAACACCGTTTTAATCAAAATCGCCATCTTGTCCGGATCATTGAGTTTGGAGGAAATGGCCTCACTGGAAAGGTTGTCGATCACCAGTTGCGGCACCAGCCGGGGAGGCGAAAACGAAACATTGTCGTCCAGCAACTCGGCCACCTTGCCGACACAGGCGCCGATCAAGATATTGCCAACCTCCAGCAGGGTCTCCTTTTCCAGCAAGGGGCTCTTTTCTCCCAAAGGCAGTTCATCATCGTCGTCGAACAGGCTGATCAGCCCTTTGCTGGCCGAAGAAGGAAAGGCCAGGAAGGCCGAACCGGTATATTTACCCCAGAAATTCTGTTCAATCATATTCAGGGTATCGTCGGTTTTGGTATCCTGCTTGATCCATTGCAAAAGGTCATCGGCCTTGAGAAACTCCACCTTGGGTGCGGTCAGCAGGATCCGGATATCCACCACCTTGGCAAGATCCGCGGAGGCCTTGCCGAAGGCAATGTTCATGACCTCCTCCAGGATCTTTGCGTCGTCTTGCGAGAATGCGGTTACCTCTTGAGATCTGTTCATTTTATCCCCGCTTTATTTTCTATATCAGACCAGTTTTGGCCAAACCGTCGGCAAGCGTTTCCGGCGAAGGCGGTTTTGGGATAACCATGGCGGCCCCCAAAGCCATAACCTTCTCATAAGCTTTCGGCTGAATATCGGCGGTAAGCACGATTACCAGCGCGTCGGGATCGACCTTTTTAATCTCCGCCAGAGCCTCAAAGCCATCCATCACCGGCATAGTGAGATCCAGCAGGGTTGCATCCGGCCTGACTTCCTGGAACTTTTCCAGCCCCTGGCGACCGTCATCGGCCTCATACAGTTCAAAATCATGCCCTTTGGGCAGGCATTTTTTAATTATCGACCGTGATACGGGTGAATCATCAACAACCAGCAGTTTTTTGGCCATAATCAAGTCCCCTCCAGACAACGTTTATCGATTGCTACCGGCAATCTCCGAAAGGATATCCACCAGTTGATCACCAATAACCGCATGGGTATCCTTATCTTTCGGCGACTTGCCATGTTTGGCCAACACCTCCTTGCTGGAGGTCGGCAGCAGTTCATCCAGAATAGATTGCGCCGCTTCCGCCGGAATTTCCTCTTTGTCGACATACTTTTCCAGCAAGGTCAACAGGGCGGAGGCCAGGTTGGTTTCGTAAATGTAGGCCTCGGTTACATCGTTCACCGAGATGTAGACGTACTCAATCTCCTTGTTTTCGTTTCGCAACGGGCCCATGGTGCAGCTCTGCTGCATGTAGTTGATTTCTGATACGAAATTGCTCTCCGGCTTGAAAGGAAAAATGTAACCGTAAAGCTTCTGGGGGAAGAAGTAGTGGTTGCCAAAGGTTACCACTGCCCTGAAATTACGAAGAAATTTCTTGTTTCTGAAGTGCGGGTAGTAATCGAAGATGGCAGCCCCTTTGATTTCGTTAAAGGGGATGCCGCTGTGTACTGCCATCCAGCGATTCCAGTATCTAATCCTGAAGTCCCGGTCGAGAATAACCAGCCCCAGGTCGATGGAATCCAAAATCTGATTAAGAATCATTAGCGGCTTGTCGTGGTAAATTCCCTGCCTTATCGGCAGTATAAGTTGATAGTTTCAAACAAATTAAGCCCTGACCACAATTTGCAGGTATCTTATAGTAAACAATCAGATTTAGCAAGAAATACATCATTCTGCGCCCGGCGGGCAAGCTTTGGCATCACTTCACTGGAAGCTTCGGCAGAGTTGGCGCCAGAACAAAAAAAGGCACCCGGTGGCGGAAAGCCACCAGGTGCCTTTTTGTTGTGCGGCAAGTAAACAGCCCGTTGCAAAACGGTGGCTGTTAGCCGGTCTGGATTAGAATACGCCCTTAACCTTGCCGGTTTCCACGTCGACATCGATCCGGCGGTAGGCGGGATCGGAGGCGGTACCGGGCATCAGGCTGATGGCCCCGGCCACTGGCACGACGAAACCGGCCCCCTTGTAGGTAAGGATGTCGCGCACCGGCAGGGTCCAGCCCTTGGGTACACCCTTGAGGGTCGGGTCGTGGGACAGAGACAGATGGCTCTTGACCATGCAGGTACCCATTTCCTTCATCTCCGGGTCGGCTTCCATACGCTTGAGCTTGGCCTTGGCATCCGGGGTGTAGCTGACGCCGTCGGCCCCGTAGACCTCCTTGGCGATCAGTTCGATGCGTTTTTCAAGCGGGGTGTCCAGCTCGTAGAGGAAACGGAAATCGTTCTCTTCCTCGCAGGCATCCACCACCGCGTCGGCAAACTCCAAGGCCCCGTCGCCGCCGTGCTCCCAGTGGCGTGACAACGCCACCCGGGCCCCGGCCGCTTCGCAGAGCCGCCGTACGGCCTTGATCTCGTTGTCGGTATCGGTGTAGAAGGCGTTGATGCAGACCACCGGATTAATCCCGGCCTTCTTGACCGTTTCGATGTGATGCAGAAGGTTCTTGCAGCCCTCTTCCACCCAGCCGACGTTCTCCTTGCCGTACTCTTCCGGCATGGGCCGGCCCGGTACGGGGATGGGGGCACCGCCGTGGCACTTAAGCGCCCGGATGGTGGCCACCACCACCGCACAGTGCGGCTTGAGCCCGGAGTAGCGGCACTTGAGGTTCCAGAACTTCTCAAAACCGATATCGGCACCGAAGCCGGACTCGGTAACGTTGTAATCGGCCAATTTCAGGGCCACCCGGTCGGCGATAACCGAACTCTGGCCAATGGCGATATTGGCAAAAGGACCGGCGTGCACCACCACCGGCTGACCTTCCAGGGTCTGCATCAGGTTGGGGTTAAGGGCCTCCACCATCCAGGCGGTCATGGCCCCGGCCACGTCCAGATCGGTGGTGGTGATGGGCCGATCCTGCTTGTCGTAGGCCACCACGATCTTGCCGATCCGCTCACGCATGTCCTTGAGATCCTTGGCCACCGAGAGGATGGCCATGATCTCGGAGCTTACCGCGATGGCAAAGCTGCTCTGCATGTTGAAACCATCCATCTTGCCGCCCTGGCCGATGGTGATGTTGCGCAGAGCCTGGGCGCAGTAATCGATGATCCAGTTGAACTCCACCTTTTTGGGATGGATATCCAACCGTTTCAAGCCGCGTTTGGCCAACTGCTCGTCGGTGTAATTGGCCTCGTGCTGCATCCGCGAGGTAAGCGCCACCATGCCCAGGTTGTGGGCGTTCATAATGGCGTTGATATCACCGGTGAGCCCCAAAGAGAACGGGGTCAAGGGGATGCACTGCGCCAGACCGCCGCCGGCGGCGGAACCCTTGATGTTCATGGTCGGACCGCCGGAAGGCTGGCGAATGGCGCCCACCACCGACTTGTTGCGCTTGCCCAGGCCCTGGACCAGACCCATGGCGCAGGTGGACTTGCCCTCGCCCAAGGGGGTGGGGGTGATGGCGGTGACATCGACATACTTGCCGTCGGGCTTGTCTTTGCAGCGATCCAGAATCTTGCGGTAGTCGAGCTTGGCCACGTAATGGCCGTGGGGCAGCAGTTCCTCTTTTTGCAGGCCCAGCATCTCGCTCAGCTCGAAGACGTCTTTCATGCGGCTTTCCGCCTCTTCCGCAATTTCCCAGTCCGCATGTTTGGTCGGATCTAATGCCATGGTGTTTCCCTCCTTAGTTTTGCCTTGGTTAATAATGAAAGGTTGCCGGAATATCTTCCGAATGGTTGAACCGTTGAAGAAACCTCACCCCAGTGCCCTTGCATATCCTGATCCCCGCTTCACTGCCGGCGGCCGGGCCGCTACTCGTAAGCGATCACGGGGCACCATGTGACCGCTTACTCCTTGGATTATCGTCACCCATGGGTATCCATCAGTTACCGCTACTCCCCCTGCAGGGCGTCAAAGACCCCCGGAAAACGCCTTTGCATTTCGAGCAGCAGCGGGTTCATCACCTCGCGCATGGAAGGTTCCGCCGCCCGGGTGGTACGCAGGCGAAAGATGTGCAGCCATTCCAGCAGGTTGGCGTAAACGATTATTTCAGTCTTGCAGGAGTTGGGCAAAACGGTGCGGGCCGCCTGGGGGGAGGAGGTTTCCAGCAGTTGCAGATAAATCTTTTCGCACCCCTGCATGGCCTGCTGCCAGAGCCGGTATTCCTCACTGCCCTCGGCATAAAACAGCGGCCGGATAAAGGTTACTTCGTTGCCGAACTTGTCCTGGGAATAACGGCAGTAACGCTGGCTTTCCTGGAGAAAGGAACAGGGCCGGTGGCGGACCAACTCATGGGTTACCGCCCGGTTGGTGATAAAGCGCACCGCCAGGTGCCGGTGCTTGACCAGCAGGTCGGCAGGCAGGGCGTCCACCTCGGCCAGGGTTAATTTTTCCACTTCCACCCCGGTCTGGGGCAGAAAGCCGCGCTTGCCGGCGAGATCAAAAAAAAACAAAGGGTGGCGCTGGGCCAGCATGGCGGTCATGCCCTTGACCAGCTTGACGTTGCCGCAGTTCTGGTAAATCTCCCGGAAGGCCCGGACGGTACCGCTGACCAAAAGCATCTTTTCCTTTTTGGCCGGCCGGTCGATCTGCATGTATTTGGGCTGGGCGGCCAGGAACTGGTCGATGATGGCTTCGGTCT
This window encodes:
- a CDS encoding response regulator — encoded protein: MAKKLLVVDDSPVSRSIIKKCLPKGHDFELYEADDGRQGLEKFQEVRPDATLLDLTMPVMDGFEALAEIKKVDPDALVIVLTADIQPKAYEKVMALGAAMVIPKPPSPETLADGLAKTGLI
- a CDS encoding AAA family ATPase, coding for MLLICPHCKQQYNIEKGKIPPNVKNVKCKNCGQQFPLPSAPAASPQKPSSPLVTPGAQPVRRIGVCISKGGVGKTTTSVNLAAGLAYAGYRVLLVDTDTQGQDSFVLGVRPKGGLTELVTEELTPEEAVFKARERLWLLAGGKSLAGLKRLIDRKDFGGELTIAEALKPLEHQFDYIVVDTSPGWDPLTVNVLFYVNEVLTPVSLEIMTLQGLVEFLKSLSAIQKHRKEVALKYILPTFHDQRVKKCNNILEKIEELYGHMLCKPIRHNVHLSESPSAGQTIFEFAPGSTGAEDYRELVRKVANNDKLFR
- a CDS encoding formate--tetrahydrofolate ligase, producing MALDPTKHADWEIAEEAESRMKDVFELSEMLGLQKEELLPHGHYVAKLDYRKILDRCKDKPDGKYVDVTAITPTPLGEGKSTCAMGLVQGLGKRNKSVVGAIRQPSGGPTMNIKGSAAGGGLAQCIPLTPFSLGLTGDINAIMNAHNLGMVALTSRMQHEANYTDEQLAKRGLKRLDIHPKKVEFNWIIDYCAQALRNITIGQGGKMDGFNMQSSFAIAVSSEIMAILSVAKDLKDMRERIGKIVVAYDKQDRPITTTDLDVAGAMTAWMVEALNPNLMQTLEGQPVVVHAGPFANIAIGQSSVIADRVALKLADYNVTESGFGADIGFEKFWNLKCRYSGLKPHCAVVVATIRALKCHGGAPIPVPGRPMPEEYGKENVGWVEEGCKNLLHHIETVKKAGINPVVCINAFYTDTDNEIKAVRRLCEAAGARVALSRHWEHGGDGALEFADAVVDACEEENDFRFLYELDTPLEKRIELIAKEVYGADGVSYTPDAKAKLKRMEADPEMKEMGTCMVKSHLSLSHDPTLKGVPKGWTLPVRDILTYKGAGFVVPVAGAISLMPGTASDPAYRRIDVDVETGKVKGVF
- a CDS encoding PAS domain-containing protein; the protein is MILNQILDSIDLGLVILDRDFRIRYWNRWMAVHSGIPFNEIKGAAIFDYYPHFRNKKFLRNFRAVVTFGNHYFFPQKLYGYIFPFKPESNFVSEINYMQQSCTMGPLRNENKEIEYVYISVNDVTEAYIYETNLASALLTLLEKYVDKEEIPAEAAQSILDELLPTSSKEVLAKHGKSPKDKDTHAVIGDQLVDILSEIAGSNR
- a CDS encoding PilZ domain-containing protein, with amino-acid sequence MNQEQVTRHSFRLPVSGLDEVTVKINGREREIFNLSNHGIGVRFRPPEAFDPEGPPLAVELKLGDVDLRLTGKVVHISREGNDYLCGIDLVDLDETSRQHLLAHVARLRAQLFKSDE
- a CDS encoding chemotaxis protein CheC, giving the protein MNRSQEVTAFSQDDAKILEEVMNIAFGKASADLAKVVDIRILLTAPKVEFLKADDLLQWIKQDTKTDDTLNMIEQNFWGKYTGSAFLAFPSSASKGLISLFDDDDELPLGEKSPLLEKETLLEVGNILIGACVGKVAELLDDNVSFSPPRLVPQLVIDNLSSEAISSKLNDPDKMAILIKTVFNFEDKDVKGFLFLVAGEESMQWLKMALKNFMAKF
- a CDS encoding FAD-dependent thymidylate synthase translates to MRIVPASATILDDLDRQSMARRIESCGRLCYKSEDRITDSSAEPFIRKVMEYGHNSVMEMAALSLRVYCETEAIIDQFLAAQPKYMQIDRPAKKEKMLLVSGTVRAFREIYQNCGNVKLVKGMTAMLAQRHPLFFFDLAGKRGFLPQTGVEVEKLTLAEVDALPADLLVKHRHLAVRFITNRAVTHELVRHRPCSFLQESQRYCRYSQDKFGNEVTFIRPLFYAEGSEEYRLWQQAMQGCEKIYLQLLETSSPQAARTVLPNSCKTEIIVYANLLEWLHIFRLRTTRAAEPSMREVMNPLLLEMQRRFPGVFDALQGE